A stretch of Mya arenaria isolate MELC-2E11 chromosome 14, ASM2691426v1 DNA encodes these proteins:
- the LOC128216851 gene encoding uncharacterized protein LOC128216851, which translates to MSREEQFIYFGQCKISTFSSDFASSGQLDPCNCSSYYQLTNGPTPTKERHVCDPSLFWNHESSECTAGDLVIKLGLCDPAVPWNRCANINEVGSLVIKNDCVRKGFYSPAPLPDQTAAYISPHTLPNHVQMANLQLAGLSLLAGVIITTLLTAVLLTFCAKHLRRILVPPPRYEHRNSQGDENQHSYDDIAENEMVATQSHPASQASRPPIKPPPKPLKPAGPHTASPHGRW; encoded by the exons ATGAGTAGGGAGGAGCAGTTTATAT ATTTTGGCCAGTGTAAGATCAGCACGTTTTCCTCTGATTTTGCTAGTTCCGGTCAGCTGGATCCCTGTAACTGTTCCAGCTATTACCAGTTGACCAATGGCCCCACCCCAACAAAGGAACGCCATGTATGTGACCCCAGTCTGTTCTGGAACCACGAGTCTAGTGAATGCACGGCTGGTGACCTGGTCATTAAACTTGGTCTCTGTGATCCAGCAGTGCCTTGGAACAGATGTGCCAATATAAATG AAGTCGGCAGCCTCGTGATAAAGAACGACTGTGTCCGTAAGGGTTTCTACAGCCCTGCACCTTTACCAGATCAGACGGCGGCCTACATTTCCCCGCACACTCTACCCAACCATGTTCAGATGGCAAACCTGCAGCTGGCTGGTCTTTCACTGCTGGCTGGGGTTATCATCACCACGCTGTTAACTGCAGTGTTGCTCACTTTCTGTGCAAAACACCTCCG GAGGATTCTTGTTCCACCACCCAGATATGAACACAGAAACAGCCAAGGAGATGAAAACCAACACTCATATGATGATATTGCCGAAAATGAG ATGGTGGCAACCCAAAGTCATCCTGCATCTCAAGCCAGTAGGCCACCCATCAAACCACCTCCAAAACCTCTAAAGCCAGCTGGCCCGCATACAGCTTCACCGCATGGAAGATGGTGA
- the LOC128216852 gene encoding uncharacterized protein LOC128216852 yields the protein MVDPYHHQPMYLQSVSQKPQQQSQPFIPFATAPVRQQQPPDQQYEQFQSSRAVSAPPVTSATYDLSALLALQSPLTASQGSNIAEAAWQLSSPGNIGLNMQSPAQRPKYSSLSQVLGATSRVLASTERDNTIGGDDDNSEQEQE from the exons ATGGTAGATCCTTATCACCACCAGCCGATGTATCTTCAGTCCGTATCCCAGAAACCACAGCAACAGTCGCAGCCGTTTATCCCCTTTGCTACGGCTCCAGTTCGGCAGCAGCAGCCGCCCGATCAGCAGTATGAACAGTTCCag TCTTCCAGGGCAGTCTCTGCACCACCTGTTACTTCTGCGACCTATGACCTCTCAGCCTTGCTGGCCTTGCAGTCTCCATTGACAGCCAGCCAAGGATCCAACATCGCTGAAGCTGCGTGGCAGCTTTCATCACCCGGCAACATCGGCCTCAACATGCAGTCACCTGCACAGAGGCCAAAATATAGCAGTCTTTCACAAGTGCTAGGTGCGACCAGCAGAGTGCTGGCTAGCACTGAACGTGATAACACAATCGGTGGTGACGACGACAACTCAGAACAGGAGCAGGAGTAG
- the LOC128217512 gene encoding putative nuclease HARBI1, which yields MALLEHELAQARFQYNLVLAAILEAAERERQRARRRERRWWVREWILRRPLFGQYETLMKELEAEHAADFKAFLRMEPQMYYELLNRVGPRITKSTTHRTPLDPGLKLAITLRFLATGSRYHDLAFAFRVPHNTIALFIPEVCQAIYDVYEDEMWATPQTEDEWRPVAEGFGDRWNFPHCCGAIDGKHVTIKKPPKSGSLYYNYKGFFSIVMLAVVDSNYKFIWVDVGSPGSCSDAGIFNRSRLEPGLREGTIGLPQPDSLPNDDRDTPYYMVGDDAFPLRQYMLKPYPHRHLARDERIFNYRCSRARRVVENAFGILANRFRCLLTTLGMRPSTVTKTVMACMTLHNPMRTRYANIQNADLDREDEQGQFIAGAWRDQAVLEDVQAAGNGLRLTGPGKELRAYLKNYFCSPAGSLPWQDVAINQQ from the exons ATGGCACTGCTCGAACACGAACTGGCTCAAGCAAGGTTCCAGTACAACCTGGTCCTGGCGGCAATACTAGAAGCCGCCGAGAGGGAGCGACAGAGGGCCCGCAGAAGAGAAAGACGCTGGTGGGTGCGAGAGTGGATCCTACGCAGACCCCTTTTCGGCCAGTACGAGACTCTCATGAAGGAACTCGAGGCCGAGCACGCTGCCGACTTCAAAGCCTTCCTCCGCATGGAGCCACAGATGTACTATGAGTTGCTTAACCGAGTTGGCCCCCGCATTACCAAGAGTACAAC GCATCGAACCCCCTTGGACCCTGGGCTGAAGCTGGCAATCACCTTGAGGTTTTTGGCGACCGGAAGCAGGTACCACGATCTTGCGTTTGCGTTTCGTGTCCCACACAACACCATCGCCCTTTTCATCCCCGAGGTGTGTCAGGCCATCTACGACGTATACGAGGATGAGATGTGGGCCACTCCCCAGACAGAAGATGAATGGCGCCCGGTGGCCGAGGGATTCGGAGACAGGTGGAACTTTCCCCACTGTTGTGGCGCGATCGATGGGAAGCACGTCACAATCAAGAAGCCCCCCAAGAGTGGCTCACTCTACTACAACTATAAAGGCTTCTTTTCTATCGTCATGCTTGCGGTGGTAGACTCGAACTACAAGTTCATCTGGGTGGATGTGGGGTCACCAGGATCGTGTTCCGATGCTGGCATCTTTAACCGGTCGCGGCTAGAGCCAGGTCTTCGTGAGGGAACGATCGGACTCCCCCAACCGGATTCCCTGCCTAATGACGACCGGGACACACCCTACTACATGGTCGGAGACGACGCCTTCCCCCTTCGGCAATACATGTTAAAGCCCTACCCTCATCGTCACCTGGCACGGGACGAGCGGATCTTCAATTACCGGTGTTCCAGGGCACGCCGTGTGGTTGAAAATGCGTTTGGTATACTTGCCAATCGCTTCAGATGTCTTCTAACAACCCTGGGAATGAGACCGTCGACAGTTACTAAGACCGTCATGGCCTGCATGACCCTACACAACCCCATGAGGACTCGTTACGCCAACATCCAGAATGCCGATCTCGACCGGGAAGATGAGCAGGGCCAGTTCATCGCGGGTGCATGGCGAGACCAAGCCGTGCTCGAAGATGTGCAAGCAGCAGGGAACGGACTAAGATTGACCGGACCAGGCAAAGAACTCCGCGCATACCTCAAGAATTACTTTTGCAGTCCTGCCGGGAGTCTGCCATGGCAAGATGTGGCAATAAACCAACAGTAA
- the LOC128216847 gene encoding uncharacterized protein LOC128216847 gives MSNSQSNSQDFFSQQEDFSLKSNSQSQGRRPQYEKYMSKPSLFRGQSKMPTGPGKMVSGQMSGPGKHTLETRSSNFQEQLNAQKTRSRERDERDMLNSIVSMVKECSDEVRHNLDSMRSVEENMGESLKTSIKTLAESLEESSSKILRAVREKEDQSHTISDLNRELRKRDDKIKELLNERKQTDTKNIESVSSLLESFKSFFLEQQHTLEQKVQHVLECGQEQVKLARDLGANQRAGKEENSKHFSEMKYTSQRQTQDLEKRVLDELVMLHDDFERQKRDLETFFRGQVQSLQQKQARDIEQHVHKGISEGMQELSTSSIDHGKQSAVLREIFKSQQRDIEKCIKTQTSEQAKQLLRQSQDMYSKHQKDLQKGIEKKLEVMKVGQEDISEKATLFLEDMKKTASTLEQKPWENSVYVPKKIQDQLNDLHDRHQAEIRRLETGMENQRKASEEAERKKRLSTSSMPDSNHYPLCNIYDFNEKDGANQITGQRQVKVLQKHSGFLSPRPPQGTWNSRTLFGRANPSPVATVLPQRQPSLVVNPVVVSRPATHATGPVGESINVQPFVQAQWPQSGRQLRSRATSDTPLQTTHVTNQAVSFQKDNSVIEQSQRNDHSSHDNVKNVEINGKKHSQKTQNGRKGKKRGRKSKKVKTASHKEYEIEGENESTASNSAGNLERSAKTAYQSVERNEDNSTSSILPHSSKENLYEFHDENSPLPQRPREIMALKTYGERNSQSKWLAATETSSEDSSCESSPSMSVTEIFIRRKVRATDTREQGNKDITNCQGNGEFADILGPSKQTELYAAEDCVQQVNMAYSRMSQEARPFRRSAEKRRLCDFDSQVFSTVQRLHKTRRY, from the exons ATGTCCAATTCTCAAAGCAACTCACAAGATTTCTTTTCACAACAAGAGGATTTCTCACTTAAATCAAACTCTCAG TCCCAGGGTAGGCGACCACAGTATGAGAAGTACATGTCCAAGCCATCTTTGTTTCGTGGTCAGTCTAAGATGCCCACAGGGCCAGGTAAAATGGTCTCTGGCCAAATGTCTGGACCAGGCAAACACACGTTGGAAACAAGAAGCTCTAACTTCCAGGAACAGCTCAATGCACAGAAGACCAGGTCTAGGGAAAGGGATGAAAG AGACATGCTCAACAGTATTGTTTCCATGGTAAAGGAGTGCTCAGATGAG GTGCGACATAACCTTGATTCCATGAGATCTGTGGAGGAGAACATGGGGGAATCACTGAAGACTTCTATAAAGACGT TGGCCGAAAGTCTAGAAGAGTCAAGTTCTAAAATTCTAAGGGCAGTCAGAGAAAAGGAAGATCAATCACACACAATATCAGATCTCAACAGGGAACTGAGAAAG cgAGATGATAAAATTAAGGAGTTGCTGAATGAGAGAAAGCAGACAGATACCAAAAATATAGAAAGCGTCTCTTCCCTTCTTGAATCATTCAAGTCTTTTTTCCTTGAACAACAACACACCCTTGAACAAAAAGTGCAG CATGTGTTGGAGTGTGGTCAGGAACAGGTGAAACTGGCCCGTGACTTGGGAGCCAATCAAAGAGCTGGCAAGGAGGAGAATAGCAAACACTTTAGCGAGATGAAGTACACATCACAGAGACAGACACAGGACCTTGAGAAACG AGTGCTTGATGAGCTTGTAATGTTGCATGATGACTTTGAGCGACAGAAGAGAGACCTGGAGACATTCTTCCGAGGCCAGGTTCAGTCCCTCCAGCAGAAACAGGCTAGGGACATTGAGCAGCATGTACATAAAG GGATATCTGAGGGTATGCAGGAACTGTCAACAAGTTCCATTGATCATGGCAAACAGTCAGCAGTTCTGAGGGAAATTTTCAAGTCACAGCAAAGAGACATTGAAAAATGCATCAAAACACAGACTTCAGAGCAGGCCAAACAGCTTCTAAGACAAAGCCAG GATATGTACAGCAAACACCAGAAGGACCTGCAGAAGGGCATTGAAAAGAAACTAGAAGTCATGAAGGTTGGTCAGGAAGATATCTCTGAGAAGGCAACATTATTTCTGGAAGATATGAAGAAAACTGCTTCTACACTTGAACAGAAGCCCTGGGAAAACAGCGTGTATGTCCCTAAGAAGATCCAAGATCAGCTGAATGACCTTCATGACAGGCACCAGGCAGAAATCAGAAGACTAGAAACTGGCATGGAGAATCAGAGGAAAGCTAGTGAAGAAGCTGAGAGGAAAAAGAGGCTAAGCACTTCAAGCATGCCTGACAGCAACCATTATCCACTATGTAATATTTATGACTTCAATGAAAAGGATGGCGCGAACCAAATTACTGGACAAAGGCAAGTTAAAGTGCTTCAGAAGCATTCTGGATTTCTATCACCCAGGCCACCTCAGGGTACATGGAATAGCAGGACGCTGTTTGGGAGAGCCAACCCCTCCCCTGTGGCAACTGTTCTACCTCAGAGGCAGCCTAGCCTGGTGGTCAACCCAGTGGTTGTCTCAAGGCCTGCCACCCACGCCACAGGGCCTGTTGGAGAATCAATTAATGTCCAGCCTTTTGTTCAGGCACAGTGGCCTCAAAGTGGGCGCCAACTTAGAAGTAGAGCAACTTCAGATACTCCCCTCCAAACAACTCATGTTACTAATCAAGCAGTTAGCTTTCAAAAGGATAATTCTGTTATTGAACAGAGTCAACGGAATGACCATTCTTCCCAtgataatgttaaaaatgttgaaatcaatggaaaaaaacatAGTCAGAAAACTCAGAATGGAAGAAAAGGTAAAAAAAGAGgaagaaaaagtaaaaaggtcaaaactgcCAGCCACAAGGAATATGAGATTGAAGGAGAAAATGAGTCAACAGCTTCAAATTCTGCCGGTAATCTTGAGAGGAGTGCTAAAACTGCATACCAAAGTGTTGAAAGGAATGAAGACAACTCAACTTCTTCAATTTTGCCACATTCTTCTAAGGAGAATCTCTATGAATTCCATGATGAAAATTCACCACTTCCTCAAAGACCTCGGGAAATTATGGCTTTGAAGACATATGGAGAAAG GAATTCACAGTCTAAGTGGTTGGCAGCAACTGAAACAAGT TCTGAGGACAGCAGTTGTGAGTCATCACCATCTATGTCTGTAACAGAAATATTCATCAGAAGGAAGGTTCGGGCCACTGACACCAGAGAACAAGGTAACAAAG atataaCTAACTGTCAAGGGAATGGAGAATTTGCTGACATTCTTGGCCCCTCCAAGCAGACTGAGCTGTATGCTGCAGAAGACTGCGTTCAGCAAGTAAACATGGCCTACAGCAGAATGTCACAG GAGGCGCGTCCATTCCGGAGATCTGCGGAGAAGAGGCGGTTGTGTGACTTTGATTCCCAAGTCTTCTCTACTGTGCAACGTCTTCACAAGACCAGGAGATACTGA
- the LOC128216849 gene encoding uncharacterized protein LOC128216849 has product MAAAEIQGSWYPSGYYGHFRSKSRADFVCEYRQLARPVPPKKFIARSTQPTRRHVFSHHDNRQAFLNDALIFQQGLGRRRVPNSTYQFKNDFMAWMPEREYIEKTQRPLSSTYKQDFMPGQSKQQMFITRPKTSFEGVPTTSYRYSHGPGAPNKSTIDAMNNEALKLSLLNRKDRAMSVNKGRESVASCLTWVSAKAKPAPVQSDSGSVRPNVPLATQTTEFEPHPPAAPKPQMSQEAWPVPQGPSSPQQQQAPPTMAPPPPTTVAASE; this is encoded by the exons ATGGCAGCAGCCGAAATCCAAGGAAGTTGG TACCCTTCAGGGTATTATGGCCACTTTAGAAGCAAATCACGGGCAGACTTTGTGTGTGAATACAGACAACTAGCTCGTCCTGTACCTCCCAAAAAGTTTATAGCACGCTCAACG CAGCCGACCCGGCGCCATGTGTTCTCTCACCATGACAACCGCCAGGCATTCCTCAACGACGCACTCATCTTTCAACAG GGCTTGGGCCGGCGGAGAGTTCCTAACAGCACATATCAGTTCAAAAATGACTTCATGGCATGGATGCCAGAACGAGAATACATAGAAAAAACTCAGAGACCACTTTCATCGACATACAAACAAGACTTTATGCCAGGCCAGAGTAAGCAGCAGATGTTTATTACTAGACCGAAGACCTCATTCGAAGGAGTGCCAACCACTTCATACCGGTATTCTCATGGCCCTGGTGCTCCAAACAAGTCCACCATAGATGCTATGAACAATGAGGCTCTCAAGCTCAGTTTACTAAACAGAAAAGACAGAGCAATGTCAGTCAACAAAGGTCGGGAGTCAGTGGCATCCTGCCTAACATGGGTTTCTGCTAAAGCAAAACCAGCCCCGGTTCAATCTGACTCTGGTTCTGTCCGACCTAATGTCCCCCTGGCTACCCAGACAACTGAGTTTGAGCCGCACCCACCTGCGGCCCCTAAACCCCAGATGAGTCAGGAGGCGTGGCCTGTCCCCCAGGGCCCCTCTTCCCCGCAGCAACAGCAAGCCCCACCAACCATGGCACCACCACCACCTACAACTGTAGCTGCTTCGGAATGA